The following is a genomic window from Carassius gibelio isolate Cgi1373 ecotype wild population from Czech Republic chromosome B7, carGib1.2-hapl.c, whole genome shotgun sequence.
ggctaaaattcatttttaccacaataccagagtaGTAcaaacaaatcccttttgttgtgttcacaacatttcactgatgactgcttttctaatctcggtgagtactgGATTTTCGATCATCTCCGagtcacaacgcgaagtatgattatgaagttatgagtctgttttctcccgagcgtcttatcagtatgtctgctgtctgcagcctgtctgcgctgatcgtcatttacaaacacgtcattaaaatgaagtgtaaatccgtgaatactcaatgaagagacatgagagtgatatctatagaaagcttgacatgtctactttgaaactcaacaagtgctgccgaaaacagatattctgtgataaagtaatccatatgtaaacaacgcgatgtctgtttttcacgtctcccttcattatatccaatgtgaccacgccgaacgcgctattcagattcaaactgaagcgcgcagcttgaatacacccacacagaagaaaaagcaccGAGgctgttcaagtttttattttactgtttgcttcacggtGAGAAGAATAAGAcacaattcaccccaaacagatgctaacgcattgtgtaccatgaagttgtgtgcggaacaaccaatcaaacctgactatgttagttgaccaatcagaacacagtatgctaccgaaaggtggggtttaaggaaactgaatcttttgaacagcttcgcgcgaactgtttggggatctctgagaattgaggtaattttaaaataatattttgacaaaatgacaatgttttttaaccttggatggatttaaacctaatgtacagggcttataaacagtgataagaagcttagaattttcatcttactggctctttaaagttccagtcatgtctgataactgaatatgctggagtttgtttttggatgagctaggagaatttttcttgaaaccatcccaaacaacatgtgttgatgtaggttttGTTTGACAAgttattttttaaggttttcaGACCGCGagattttctgcaattctccagctgtggtccttggagagtctttagccactcaaactctcctcaccaccacacattaggacgatatagacacacgtcctcttccaggcagttttgtaacattttatgttgattggaaccttttaattattgtcctgatggtggaaatgggaattttcactgctctagatcttttcttaaagccatttCACTAATTCATTAATTtttgaagctcaattatcttttgctgcacatgaGAAAGATATTCTTCAGTTTTTCATATATGACGgatgatttttctttcatttttttattaaaagatcaaaaggattaacaatgcagatacattttcccagggtgccaatatttttggccatgaatGTAGGTATActaatagtttactaattaaatctTTGTActctttgaagtatagtctcagtaaactactagtttagtagttttatatatataagtatactcataagttttctttaagtgaacttcacatcatactttaagtatactactatttAGGTTTGAATATATTCtgttacatgaatatctgaacatacaaaacattgaaagaaagaaaagggtatctgcttgtaaacttcatgcattctttttaaaaaaattttaatgtgggtaagtttcataaaaataaagaaataacattttgaacaaaaagctgaaaaacgactatgaattggattcagaatgataatcaaaacatagatggagtcgatcaacagcCCAAAGCTTGACTGTTATTATTACATCTTCATcggtcgacattttattccataacgttacagttttgatgctgttccTGTCATGTCAATTGTCAAGTCTTCTGATCTATTCTGCTTTCTAATTGTTCACCAGTCTCTGATAACAAATATACTAAATGAATATGTTGCAGTTCTCTGCTTTAATAAGTATCGTCTCTGGGACTGAAGACAATCCACACCATCTAACAACTTAAGGAGCTAAATCATGTATGTAGTGTAGGCATAGGAAAACAATCCATAGGTCATCATTACAAACAGTCTGGAATAATCAGGACACGTGAAAGGCAATATACTTACGTATAACTTAAAAGAAAAAGAGTAAATACTCAGTTTCTGCTCAGACATCTTCTGCATCATGACACTCAGTATCTTTAGTATCAGATGAATGGTTAATTCTCCTTGTGCATTTCTAAAGTGCTGAAGATTGTTTGTTAGAATTGACACAAGATGAGGAGAAACACTTTCACTTTGGCAACTGGCCAAAGTTTCTGAGCAATGACTCTCTCAATGTATCTGTCTGTGCTGTTTGTTTCTTTTAACCATTTTTAACCACTTGATGGCGCTCTGATGACACTGCTCTGCACTTTGACCAATGATACCATAATACAccttaaacaaaataatatgaatgaaaggatgcttttgaaagaaatgtTCTTTATAGACTTTGTAACCTTCTGTCAGTTGTTTCCCTCGTACagcacaaaaaaaagagaaaaaattagATGCATTTCATACTGTGAAGATAACTGATTAATCATTTTCTCCACCTTTATATCAAGCTCTTGGATCACTCCATAGTTCCTTATAGGTGAAGCCCCAGCCTCTATAAGTCTTGATCAACAGCACATTGCAATGGAATCCAAATTTGGTCCTTCTGGGAATGGGTTCTGGAATgccatatatatattaatatttacgcTGCCATTCAAGCTctgtaatgttattattatttcaaataacaaaacaatcacaaaaatacTCTCTAATATGTAGAGACATGTAATTCAGGCACTAAGTATTATTACTTCATTATAATAGACCAGTTTTGAGGTAGCAGGCTTTGCAAGCCATggaataaaagaattaaaaatgtaatttagagtttatatttcaaaattcagACTTTGTTCTTGCGATTCCGAGATTATATCTCACACCTCTGATAAGAAACATCAACTCGTCATTCTCTCTTTTCCAATCGGCTCAAAATCATGAGTTTATATCCCACACTTCTGGCTTTTTTCCTCAGAATCCCAGCAGCAGTTTTAACATTATGTGACATGACATCTGACGCACAGATGCCATTGGCATGTGTCAGTTTGCAGTGGCATGTGTCACTAAAACCTGACACAAACTCGCAATTGTTGAGTCAAGTTATGAAGTTCGAACTAGGAGATAAAAACTTACATTTgcaagaaaaatgtcagaattgtaatATAAAATAGGTAAATGTTATGCAAAATTGtagaggtttaaaaaaaatattgtttttaatattataactGTAGGGTTAGTACAATATGTCCcttatgtgaatattatatagatttattgttttaatcaaattaatgcttTAAGTAGGGTAATCACAGCAGGTTTCATCCAGCTTTAAATGTTTGCGTTCAGCTTCAAATGTTTTTGACAACAGTATATAAAATGATTTCCATTCCGATTCTGACACTCAAAAGCACAACAATATAATTTTTCTCTTATATCATGGATTTTACCCCTTTCCCTCCACTTATTCCCAGTGTTTGTCTGcccctttgttttgttttctgccaCCACAATGCGCCTGCATCTGCAAGTGACGTAACTGTGACGTCTACTCCAAACTGGTCTCgcgtttcttttctttacattaAGAGAAAGTgttaattttttgttaaaatctttAAATTATATCCGTATCGTGTCATATGTGTAAATTTCTGTAAATTCAATTTTTCTGTAATTATTTTATCTAACTAATATGGCATAAAATATTgtcaatgtaataaaaatgttttgagaaaatgcacttttaacattaaaactatttttaaacatttaaagtaaaACATTGCTACTATAAAAGTCATTCTGAGCTCCTTAAAATAATAGTTACActgaagttattattttttattgttaaaaatattcctCAAAGCAATTGTTGTTTTACAACTTTAGTAAAATTTTACTAGTTCTAGCACATACATTGCTGCATTCACGTTAGTTGTTTGTCCATATGAAAGTTAAAAAGTGCAGAGCAATCCCCAACATTCTGGAGATGTTGAGTGGAACATAAGTTTTAGATCAATCGTTATGGCCCAGTTTAACCCTTTGAACCTAACACAATGTAATACtgatgcaaatatatatttatttatttttttcagtaaaaatctTTAACTTTTACTTCTGGTGTTGTTAATAATCTTAAGTACAGTATAAGTATGCAGTCGATATCAGTGcatttaattatgtaaatgtgACATTTAATATAACTGGTTTGTGAGACtgattaaatgtaaagtttttgaGACTAACAAGGATAGCTATTACTGCTGTCAGATAGCATGTTAGATGGTTAAAATTACCTGTTGTGTTCCAAGACATCATATATCTTTCCATTCGTAGAGCTAGGCCTATCATATTGGTATCTGCATCGTTGAGATTGATACTTACCGGTATTTACTTATCTAGTATGCTCCCGAAAAAATGGTAATGCCATAACTTCCTAGTTCTTATAGACACTCGACTCTACACATCATCCACCCTACACCTACTTCAGGAGAAAAGTTTGTGTATAGGAAACCCccaaattaggggtgctccgatcacgatcggccgatcgttatgcgcatctcgtcagtaaagccggttctctaatcagcggttaattcgatcaggtgcgtgatttcacatagagcagctgttactacacagagccgttgtaaactgagaagatgcgcaaatcacgttaattttcagcgtttattggcgcatcttctcagttaacaacggctctgtgtagtaacagctgctctatgtgaaatcacgcacctgatggaattaaccgctgattagaaaaccggctttactgacgagatgcgcattaacaatCGGCCGATCATGATCTGAGCACCCCTACCCCAAATGGTGGCAACGTGCTGTAGGCTGATAAACACAACTAATGCTACAGTAAGCCTAGTTTAAACTGCATCCTAAAACTAGGTAATGAAATTGTAACTGCACATAAAATGTTCTAGGCTTATTCTGTACAGACtcaaaatgaatgttttcttGTCTTTATCTTTACCTAGTAATGTTATTCACTGTAACTTTGATAATATCAAAATCACCCCCTTTcctagttttttctttctttctttctttcttcccccTTTCCAATAGCTACATAACCATTCTTTCAAAACTGTTAGAAACCAGGTATAATGATCAGTGTTCATGAGCATTTATTTACATTAGTATTCAAAACCAAGTCTAACATTCAACAAATGAGaataaaaacaatttacaaaattgaaATGCTATTTTGCATATCAGATTAAGCTAAAACTGGTATAAGGACATTACATGATCAAGAGttgttctttgattttttttttttttaaataagattaaGGTATTGAATATTAATAGCTGAATATCATGCTTTTGCAAGTTGCAGTCATTATTTGGGCTTGTGTTGTTCTGCTCTCTGTATCCCAGCTTGCAAAACAGTATAGAAATTAGGTTCTTATTTTAACACACTTGTAATCAAAGTCACACATTTAACATTCATCACTTATACttaaaatagaaagcattttACATTCATTGCAAAATGTATCTCCAAAATCGGTTTATAACATTCTTGAAGTTGTAATgagtacactctcagaaaaaggtACGAatgctgtcactggggtggtaccttttcaaaaggcacacctttgtacctaaagagtccatattggtaccttaaagatacatataagtacctaaagtgtacacaATATTAGTACCAAAAAGGTACATGATTTTAGTACCTAAAAGGTAAAAAATTTTACCTTTttaaaaggtactgccccagtgacagcttttgtaccttttttcggAGAGTGTAAGATCAAGTCACTTTctttattaaaagacatacaggtgctggtcatataattagaatatcatcaaaaagtttatttatttcacaaattccattcaaaaagtgaaacgtgtatattatattcattaattacctacagactgatatatttagattatttattttaattttgatgatttaactgacaactaaggaaaatcccaaattcagtatctcagaaaattagaatattgtgaaaaggttcaatatagaagacacctggtgccacactctacagtaattaactcaaaacacctgcacatgcctttaaatggtctctcagtctagttctgtaggctacaccaTCAtgggggaagactgctgacttgacagatgtccaaaagatgaccattgacaccttgcacaaggagggcaagaaacaaaaggtcactgcaaaagaggctggctgttcacagagctctgtgtccaagcacattaatagagaggcgaagggaaggaaaagatgtggtagaaaaaaagtgtacaaccAATAGGGATAACACACCCTGGAGAGAATTGtgaaacaaaaaacattcaaaaatgtggggtagattcacaaagaatggactgcagctggagtcagtgcttcaataaCCACtttgcacagacgtatgcaagacatgggtttcagctgtcgaactccttgtgtcaagccactgttgaacaacagacagcatcagaagcgtcttgcttcaaaaaggactggactgctgctgagtggtgcaCAGTTATGttatctgatgaaagtaaatttagcatttcctttggatatcagggtctcagagtctggaggaagacaggagaggcacacaatccacgttgcttgaggtccagtgtaaagtttccacagtcagtgatggtttggggtgccatgtcatctgctggggttggtccactgtgttttctgaggtccaaggtcaacacagccgtataccaggaagttatagagaacttcatgcttcctgctgctgaccaactttatggagaagcagatttcattttccaacaggacttggcacctgtacacagtgccaaagctaccagtacctggtttaaggaccatggtgttcctgttcttaattggccggcaaactcgcctgaccttagcCCCATAGAAAAtcaatggggtattgtgaagaggaagatgtgatatgccagacccaagaatgcagaagagctgaaggccactatcagagaaacctgggctctcataacacctgagcagtgccacagactgatcgactccatgccacgccgcagtgctgcagtaattcagacaaaaggagcctcaactaagtattgagtgctgtacatgctcatacttttcattttcatactttttagttggccaagatttctaaaaatcctttctttgtattgatcttaagtaatattcaaattttctgagatattgaatttgggattttcctcagttgtcagttataatcatcaaaaataaaagaaataaacatttgaaatatatcaatctgtgtgtaatgaattaatataatatacaagtttcattttttgaatggaataagtgaaatcaactttttgatgatattctatttATATGACCAGCGCCTATATCATAATTTTAAAGGTTTGTGCTTTTGACAGTGTCCCTGTATTGAGATACTCCACTCCAATatgacaattttgtcattaatcacttacccccatgtcattccaaacccgtaaaagcttcgttcatcttcagaacacaatttaagatattttggatgaaaaccaggaggcttgtgactgccaagtaaaatacactgtcaaggtccagaaaattatgaaagacattgtcagaatagtccatctgcatcagtggttcaaccataacattatgaagcgacaaAAATCCTTTTTGTacacaagtaaataaaaataatgactttattcaacaattcttctcctctgtctctccacatcaccgtagcgccattttggagaatatgcgCTGAACGCAGGCAGTGTACGCTCCTCTGAGTCAGCCGTGCCACAAcaatgcgctgttttctttcaaactaAAGCTTAAATATACATAGAAAACGTAACATTTTGGTGCGGCTAACACAGAGGAGTGTACACTGCctgcttttatgggtttggaactacatggaGGCAAGTGATTAAtaactacattttcattttggggtggagtatcccttttaagcatatattttttcctttcacaaaagtcttaatattttaatgaattatcacataaacacacatttctGCCGAAAAACCACACAACTTAAATGTAAGTTTTGATGATTTAAACTGTGAACAGGCCCTTATAAATCGAGGATGATAGAGGCgtttcattttaattgaataattaCTTGACAATACAACTTAGTCCACTGACCAAAAGAGAgacatgatttaaataaatatagaaaaatgagGTAAACATGTCTCTAAAGATAATAGGACTGCATTTGTCACCTGTATCACTATTTGATCTGCATGCCTGATctgaaaactgtatttttttattctcaatGTTGTTGCAGCCACATCATGCACAATATCAGCTGTTGCTTACAGAGTTTTGAAAGGCTCTCAGAGTTACAGTATATATCATTATGAAGAGTGATTTAAGTAGTTACAGGTGACAACTGCAACTCTTTTCCACAGTCCATGCACTGTACATTCAGCAGAAATATCATCTGATTCAGCAGGGCTAaggaaatgttatatatataacaataataatatgaagTAGTACAACAAAAATTGTCGAAACCCTCGCAGGATCTATGTAAAACTACACAGATGCATGATGCAATACTTATTACTGTAACCTGATTATGCTTCCCAGACCTCCCTCATCTTAAAACCCACTAATTGCCTTCCCAGAAAAACATCCCAACTGCTAAAGGAAGGGTTGCTGATGTGCATTAACTGCAACTGTGTCATCTATACTGTACCACTCAAAGACTGAGATCAATGATGATATGCTCAAAGATCTGTGTGCTGCCCTTAAAACTGGATGCGAATAGGAAGTCCCTCCGGTCAGTGGAGACCACAGTGAAGGAGCGAGGAGACTGGATGTAGACTTCCTTGAAACGCTCAAAAACCTTCTCTTCTGCATCCCACAGATAGATCTGCGAGAAGGTGTAGTCGCTTCCCAGAGCCAGGTAGTACCTTTCTTTGAAGGAAAATGGCTGCAGGATCATGGAGCCTCTCGAAGGAAGGGCCTGGACCTCTGAGAACTCCTTTGCAGTCCAATGCAAGACTTTGGAGTCGCCGATGTATCGGGTCATGGCCAGATAAAGATCCTCCTTGATCCTGAAGGTCTTGACAGCGACTACATCTTCCATATTTGGGATTTCCCCTTGCAAGGCAAACTTCTGAGTGCTCCTGCTCCACTGGTAAATGACCGGTACTTGGGAACGGCTCGCTAGGATAAGATGGGCCTTACCGTCCAAATTCACAAACTCTGCATCTGTATCACGAAACCATTCATGAAGCGACTGGTAGGAGTAGAAGCCCTTGTCATTCCATTTGTAGAGAGTAGACAGTCCAGCCTTCGAGCTGTCAGCGATGATGAAGAACCAGTCGTTGCCAATCTGAAATGCCTCAATGTCATTCGGCTTGGAAATCGTGGAAACCTCAATGTCCTGAAACTTTGTAAACTTGCTTTGGTCTTCATCAAACTTGTAGATGTGGGAACCCCCAAAGAGTTGAGCAACGATGACAAACACCTGGTCCTGGATGATCACAGACTTGCAGCCAACTATGGACtgacctaaaaaaaaacacaatgcatgAGATTTATTTGGCCATATACGCTCCTTCATATGATGGCTTTACAATGATTGTACCTGTGATGTTGTCATAACTCCTGAAGTTCATCTCGATGTGGTCCCATTGGAGCACCATGCAGCTCTCTATGTTGGGAGCAGCGATGGCCACATACACGTCATTCTTGTGGGAGAATGTGTCCACAGACAATGACTCGGTAGACACAGAGTGGAGAGGAATGAAATCTGGAAACATATGGTAAAATTGCATCTTAGTAACTAAGTGAAATATTCCCAAGCTGTAAATGCTCCTGTTGGATGAATACATCCCAATGCATTGTCTATTAAGACTGGGACACACCAAGCTGACTTCAATGTACTAGTGTGTACAAAAACTAAAAGTGTTGACGCCTTGAATTGGCTGGACCAAAAACTGTACTTGAACACACCACATGGCCTTTAAAACTTCAATGAAATGGAATTACactaaaaaataaaggtttccaTTGGCATCAATGGTTCAATGAAAAACTTTTAACATCTATATAACTTTTTCATTCAACAAAGTGTGCTTTTGTAGTGGAAAAGGGTTctttagaatattaaaatgttcttcagacAAAGAATTGTTCAATGAAAGATTCTTTGAGGAGctaaaaaatggttcttctatggcattgctgcaacagccatttatttttaagagtgactaATAACAAATCCTTTCTTCCTTTTAGTTCCATACAGAAAAAAGATATAGTGCAGGACTTGGTTCTATGCATCTGTATTTAATTGGATTTTCAGATGTGGATGATGCGCTCAAAATTGGGGCAGATGAGCGTGAGCTTGCAGGAGAGAATTTAAGCACACTAAATGATTGGAGAGTCACCAGAGAGAAGTCATTTCACTAGAACATCCAGTTATAGAATAAAAAGGTCAAACATTTGCACACGTTAAATGTCCACAATATGATCTATAACATGTATTTAGAAAACAGATATGTTGAATTAATTTCAAGTCGACTTCAAGATTTATTTTTACCACGGAATCTGGTAAATAGCTATAAATAACAAACACAATCCACTGAATTGGGtttatagtctgaaaaatcaTCCAATCACACTACGAACCATGCACATGCTCTTTCACATACCTGTAGAGACGCATTCGTTATGTAAGCTCGTCATGTCATTGAGCCGTTTCCCCTTCATCTCCTCGGGACCGGCGCAGAGGACGTCTGATACAGTGGCGTTCGTGCTCTTTAACCACATCATCAGCCACTTCGCTCGGCAGTCACACTCAAACACATTGCCCCTCAGGTCTCTGCAACAAAATATAGATGAAAACATCAATAAGCATTGAtcttattatatactgtacatttctgtAGGTTTAAAAAGACATTATCATCTCATATTCAATGCACTATACTATAATACAGTTATTGCTAAGTAAGCATTTACAGAAGCTCAGACTCACAGCTCTATCAGTGAGTCCAGATCAGTGAATAGATCTCTGGGCAAagctttaatgttgttgtttgccAAAGACCTGGGAGGAATACAGCAACAGTTTAGAGAAAAGTGCAAATAATTGGCAGACGTATGTTCatttaatatgattaaaagaaacgTACAGATGAGTCAAATCCCTAAGTCCTCTGAAAGAGTATTTTGATGTTGTTTCAATCTTGTTGTTTTCTATAAACCTGAAGAATTGAGAGAAAATGAAGAGTAGAATGTGAATAAAGATgtaccatccaagatgtagattagtttgtttcttcatcagatttggagaaatgcataaTTGTATCACTTGCTGAGCAATGGTTCCTctaaagtgaatgggtgccgtcaaaatgagagaccaaacagctgataaaaacatcacaatacgcCACAAGTAATAGAtgccactccagtccatcagttaacgtcttgtgaagcaaaaactgtttttgtaatacacaaatccattattaaggtgTTTTAACGTTAAACCGTTGCTTTTGGTAAATATGAGtccatccataatccataataacgatGACGTTTTGCTTGTAAATGGTTCTTGATCtctatatttctctcctgattcagacaggagaaagtaatattatgaatagaggactcatattttagccggaAGTAAGACATTTGCAATGTCTTGATGGTTCTGTTACTTACAAACACgtagcttttcacttcaaaatatgttaaatgatggaatggagcggtgtggattattgtgatgtttttatcagctgtttggacaatcattctgacggcacccattcactgcagagcatccactggtgagccaGTGATCACCAATGCAAATCTcttttttctccaaatctgttcctatgaaaaaactaaaacatttgcaTCCTGGATGATCTGAGAGATTTTTGACTTATTTAAAAGACCTTAATTTAATTAACCAAAAGCACAACATTTGCCATTTATCTATGAAATTATACCTTTTTAAAAGAGTAAAGACTTACAGGTACTCCAGGTGCGGAAGGCCAGAAAATGCATCGTCCCGTATTGTAGTGAGAGCATTGGAGTTCAGCAACCTGTCAGAGTTTACATCCACAATCATTCAATCATCGTCAGTGTAATTATAACAATCAGACTGTGTTTACACTGCAGTGCAATACACATACAGTAGATAAAAAAGTGCCCTGTCACTGTCGATGAGTGCTAGGACAGGCACATATTTCTTATGTCAGTGTATTAAATTGCTGA
Proteins encoded in this region:
- the LOC127962347 gene encoding leucine-rich repeat LGI family member 2-like, with amino-acid sequence MSGASVLHLLLQGGRIHTCNMQTVVIISALVLCLASSGNAGKKVFKCPSSCSCSKESIICVGSSYVLRFIPNDVSSLSIVNGTFSEIKEAMFSHMPSLQLLLLNSNALTTIRDDAFSGLPHLEYLFIENNKIETTSKYSFRGLRDLTHLSLANNNIKALPRDLFTDLDSLIELDLRGNVFECDCRAKWLMMWLKSTNATVSDVLCAGPEEMKGKRLNDMTSLHNECVSTDFIPLHSVSTESLSVDTFSHKNDVYVAIAAPNIESCMVLQWDHIEMNFRSYDNITGQSIVGCKSVIIQDQVFVIVAQLFGGSHIYKFDEDQSKFTKFQDIEVSTISKPNDIEAFQIGNDWFFIIADSSKAGLSTLYKWNDKGFYSYQSLHEWFRDTDAEFVNLDGKAHLILASRSQVPVIYQWSRSTQKFALQGEIPNMEDVVAVKTFRIKEDLYLAMTRYIGDSKVLHWTAKEFSEVQALPSRGSMILQPFSFKERYYLALGSDYTFSQIYLWDAEEKVFERFKEVYIQSPRSFTVVSTDRRDFLFASSFKGSTQIFEHIIIDLSL